Genomic DNA from Niabella ginsenosidivorans:
ATGGTTGCCCATCCGCAAATACAAAACAGGTTTCTTTCTTGAAGAGGAGACCGGGGTGCCTGTTTTCAGGCATTAGTTTATCAGAATTCAGACATGAGAATTGAGATATAAAACCTGCGGTCAGTTTTCAGTACTCACTCATCAGTAGCCAGTTATCACTTTTTAGCATCCAGCATCCTTGAACCGGCAGCCCGTCATCACAGCATTAAGAGGCCTCATTATAAGTGACTTTTTTGTCAGCCTGTTTTAGGCAGGAACAATCTGTTGATCATTGACCATGGACCATGAATTATTCCTCCCGCTCATGCCATGGAGGTCAGCCACCACACATTTCCAAAAGGGTCTTTAACGCCGCCGCTTAAACCATAATCCCGCTCTGCAATTTCATCAATCACTTCGCAGCCATTATTCAGCGCTTTACGCATGGTTTCCCTGGCATCCTCCACATAAACAAACAAATTAGCCGGGGCCGCGGCATATCCTTCGGTTACATTGGCGAACATAATATTACAGCCGTTGATCTGCACCTCTGCATGCATAATCTCCCTGCTGTCTTTATCACGATAGCTTTTAAACACTTCGGTTGCATTGAAAACGCGTTGCGTAAAGCCAATAAAATCTTCTGCATGTTGCAGAATAAGATAAGGCATCAAAGGCTGATGCCCTTTTGCTATTTTCATAAAAATACTTTTATAAAAAACAAACCCGGCCTTACTTTGTTGTGTTCTCAAAAAAAGGCAATAATTGTTCCCGCAGTTTTTCCGGCATTAGGACACGTTTCATGGTGACCGCCTCCATAAAATACAGAGTCACGTGTCCTTTTGCCAGCAGCTCCTTCTTTTCATTATACACTTCCTGATGAAAAGTAATACGGTGACCTTCCGGCAGCTCATGTAAATTGGCTGTAACCGTAATCAGCTCATCATATGTGGCCGGCCGGATGTACCTGCAATGAACTTCAATAACCGGCATAATGATCCCCATCGCTTCCATAGAAGCATAGGTAAAGCCCAGCCCACGGATCGATTCCGTACGGGCTACTTCAAAATAATCAATATAATTACTGTGATATACCACTCCCATTTTATCGGTATCGGCATATCTTACCCTGAATTGCGTTGCTGATGTAAACATGACACTTATTTTCCTATAGCCCTGTCTGCACTATATTTCCCCGGCCCGGTGATCAGCAAAACCACAAAAATCACCAGGAAGATGCCTGCCAGTTCGCCCTTCCCAAAGAAATCGCCGCCATGCGCAAAAAACAGCGCCACGCACATTGCAATAATTAAGGGAATGGTGGCCAGCCTGGTCAGCAGCCCGATAATAATCAGCAACCCGCAGAAAAATTCGGCAAAAATGGTCAGCCCCAAAGAGGCTTTCACTCCTATATGAAATGGGTCGGCAAATCCTTTTGCCGCCATTTCATTAAACCCTGTCAACTTCTGATACCCGTGGTTTAAAGCTATGGATGCCCCGGCAGTAATTCTGAGGAGCAATAATGACAAAGCTACATTGCCATCCTTATATTTTGTGCTGATCAGTTTCATTGCAATTGTTTTTGAAACAAACATAATCATATTTCTTTTTACAATGATCCCTTATGAAGAGAATTACATTTTAATGACCGGGAAACCGCGGTTCCGGTTATGAGCGGCCAGATCTCAGGTATTACAGGCAGGGAATGAACAAGGAATCATAAGTGAGCTCCATACAGCAGCCGGTCCTTTTCAACGATTTTTCAAAAATATATTAACAGGAATTGTATATTCGTTCTTAAAAAAAAGCATTTCTACATGTTCTCATTATTAGCCACCTACCTGTATCAGCATAAAAAGCTGACCCTGCCGGGCATTGGTCATTTTGAATTGGTTCCCAAAAATGCCGCTGCAAGCTATGACAGTATTGAGGCGCCGGGCTGGACCATTCATTTTACTGAAAACAAAACAGCTGCATCCGACGAAAACCCCGATAGCCTGTATCACTTTTTAAGCACTGAAGAAACATTGTCAAAAGAAGAAGCCCGGGAACAATTTGAAGAGTTTGCAAGGAACGTTCTTGTAAAGCTGAGCGATAATGAAACCGTTCACTGGGAAGACGTTGGCATCCTCGAAAAACCGGATGAACGGATCGCATTTACGCCGGCAAATCAGGCGGCCTCAGTATTTACCGGCATCACCGCTCAGAAGATCAGCAGGGATCATACCGAAGTGAACCACCCCGTGCTGATGGGCGACAAAGAGACCAGTTCCGGTGAAATAAGAGCGCATTATCTGCCGGAAACCGGATCCGGCAAAAATAATAAAACCGTATGGATCGTATTGGCCGTAGCTGTTATTGCTGCAACTGTATTTTTCCTGAAAAACGGATGCACTTTACAGTCTGCCGGGAACCATCAAAAAGCCGGAATTCAAAAATCATCTGAAACCTATAAGCTGAAATAACCGGCGTTTAGTTCCTGTTTGTCTGTATCACTCTGCGGGAAGTTCAACTAACAGACATCGTGCATACACGCATTACCTGAAATTCCCGCTGAACACGCTGAATACACTGCCCCTATCTGTACTCCGTAGCTTCGGAAAATGACATAAAAAAAGCTGCCCCGGAAAGGACAGCTCCCTGATAAATTCAAAATAAATTAAATAATGTCCATGGCCTTAACAAAAAAGGTGGTTACAAAGGGCAGTATCAATGTTAACCAGGGCCAGTGCGCGAAAATTGCAAACAGGAATGCTGCCGTTGAAATAAAAAACAGTATCCACATTAAACCCTTATTCTTTGTTCCTTCTGCCATTGCTAAAAATTTTTACAAAAATAAGGGAACTGTTTTACACTAAAAAACCGCCCTAAAAAAATAACCGCCGCCTGTCAAAAAAATTGCGGAAAACCGGAAAATATTTTTGAATGTGTACCATCGACACATTACCTTTATAGAAATTTGACTACAATAACGAGGACTAAACCATTTTAAGTGCCATTGAAAGAAAAAACATTCATGAAAATTCAGTTTTATATCAGGTTCCATACACAGTATGGAGAGAGCTTATGGGTCAGCGGAAATTGCAGGGAATTAGGCAAAGAAGACCCGGCAGGCAGCTTGCCGATGAAATATTATAATCATGACTATTGGTTCCTGGAGGTAGAGATGAGCACGTCCTGCCTGGCACAACCACTTTCTTACCACTACGCTTTCAGAAATAAAGAAGGCGAACTGATTCCGGAACAAAAAAACAGCCGGCTGATCCTGCTTCCCGAAACAACAGAAGACACCCTTGTTCTTTATGATACCTGGATAGCAACGGGCGAAATTGAAAACGCGTTTTATACAGCCCCTTTCAGGGAAGTTCTATTGCCTTCGGCAGTTGCTCCCGTTATACCCGCGCCATCACACACATTTGCAGTAAAAGCACCCCTGTTAAAAGAAAATGAAGCAGTTTGTCTTTTGGGGAATACGGAAGAATTACATAACTGGAAAACAGATAACCCTATCCTCATGAACCGGTGTGGTGATCACTGGTGCGCGCAGGTTCCCTTTTCAAAAAGTCTTTTGTCGTTTGAATACAAATACGGGGTCTATGACACCCGGAGGCAGCACCTGGTATGTTATGAAGAAGGCGGGAACAGGCTTTGCAGCTTTCCGTTCGCTCCAGGCACCAGAGTGGTCCTGCAGGATGGCTTTATCCGTCTGCCCAGCAATACCTGGCGCGGAGCAGGTGTTGCCGTTCCGGTATTCAGCCTCCGGAGCGAAAAAGGCATGGGTATTGGGGAGTTCAATGACCTGAAGCTACTGGCCGACTGGGCACAACGCACAGGCCTGAAGCTGATACAGATCCTGCCGGTAAATGATACAACCGCTACTTTTACCTGGCGTGATTCTTACCCCTATGCGGCTATCTCGGCCTTTGCCCTCCACCCTATTTACCTGAACCTTGATACCCTTGTAGCGGATAGTGATCAGGACCTGATCGCGGAGCTTGACCGGGAACGTCAAAAACTGAATGCCCCGGATGAGCTGGATTATGAAGCCGTATTAAAAACAAAGATCAAAGTGCTCAAAAAGCTGTTTGACCAATATGGCAGGCAACAATTGAGATCAAAGGCCTACAAACAGTTCTTTACGGCCAACCGGCACTGGCTGCAGCCATACGCGGTGTTCTGCTATCTGCGTGATAAATACAAAACCGTAGATTATTCCAAATGGAAGACCCATACCCAATATAAACCGGCGGATGTTGCTGCATTATTCAAAAGCAACCCGGTGGTTGATTTTTATTGTTTCCTTCAATATCATTTGCACCTGCAGCTGAAAGAAGCAGTAGCCTATGCGCATAAAAAGGGGGTGGTAATAAAAGGAGATATACCCATTGGGGTATACCGCTACGGATGCGATACATGGGTAGCCCCGGAACTGTATCATATGAACCTGCAGGCCGGGGCGCCCCCGGACGATTTTGCTGTTAACGGACAGAACTGGGGCTTTCCTACCTACAACTGGCAGCAGATGCAGCAGGATCATTTTGGCTGGTGGCGTAGTCGCTTTGAGCAGATGAGCCATTATTTTGACGCTTTCCGCATTGACCATATCCTTGGCTTCTTCCGGATCTGGAGCATCCCTTTAGAAGCTACACTGGGCATCATGGGGTATTTTGATCCGAGCATACCCGTTCCGGCCAACGAGTTTTACGACAGGGGCATTGCGTTCAGCGAAGACCGTTATAGTAAACCTTTTATCAATAATATTGTGCTGCAGGAAGTGTTTGGAGAAGAAACAGCTGCAATAAAAAAACAATTCCTTATTACCGAAAACGGATTTGATTATTCCTTTCTGCCGGAATTTGATACGCAACGGAAAATTGAAAACTGGTTTGCCCTGCCTGAAAATAAGCATAATTGCTCCCATCTAAAACAGGCGCTCCTCCGGCTACATGCCAACATACTGATACTGAAGCGCAGCAACCAAGAGCAGGTAGATTATTATCCAAGATTCGATCTGCATAAGACCCTGTCTTTCCGGGCATTGCCGCACGACCAACAGGAAAGGCTGAAAAGCCTTTATAACGATTATTATTTCAGACGCCAGGATTTGTACTGGAAAAAAGAATCTTTAAAGAAACTGCCACAATTAAAGGCAGCCACCAATATGCTGATCTGCGGGGAAGATCTGGGCCTTGTTCCTTCCAGCGTTCCTGAAGTAATGAAAGAACTGGGCATTCTGAGCCTTGAAATACAGCGAATGCCCAAGCAAACAGGCCTACAGTTCTTTGACCCGGCTGATGCGCCTTATTTATCAGTTGTTTCTCCTTCAACGCATGATATGAGCACCCTGCGGGGCTGGTGGGAGGAAGACCGTAAGGCAGCGCAGGTCTTTTATAACCGGTTCCTGCATCTGCCCGGTGAAGCGCCCCTGCATTGTGAGGCCTGGATCAATAAGGAGATCATCCGGCAGCATTTGCAATCACCGGCCATGTGGGCGATCTGCCAGATACAGGATCTGATGGGGAGTGATGAAGCCGTCAGGAGAAAGAATCCTCACGAGGAGCGCATCAATATTCCTGCAGACCCGCATCATTACTGGCGGTATCGCATGCACCTCACCCTGGAAGCGTTAAACAGTAATACCCGTTTTACAGAAATGCTGAGAGCAATGATCGCAGCCAGCGGCAGATAAAGAACAGATCTGTTCCTCTATCTTTGCGCAATGGGCCATGAGGTTATAATAAGACAGGTTGAAGAAAAAGATAATAAAATATTAGCCGGTATTATCCGGGACGCTTTTATACAATTTAAAGCCCCTACAGAGAATACGGTATTTGAAGATCCTACAACGGATCAGCTATACCAGCTGTTTAAAACACCGGGAGCTGTTCTATGGGTTGCCGGACAGAATGCAACCCTGCTGGGCTGTTGCGGTATATATCCTACACCAGGCTTACCGGAAGGCTGTGCAGAGCTTGTAAAATTTTACTTATCAGCCGCAGCAAGGGGAAAAGGCATTGGAAAGAAGCTGTTTACCCGGTGCCTGGAATCGGCACGGGAACTGGGCTACAAACAGGTATACCTGGAAAGCCTGCCTGAATTCAGCACGGCCGTTGGCATGTATCAGAAGCTGGGATTCC
This window encodes:
- a CDS encoding VOC family protein, which gives rise to MKIAKGHQPLMPYLILQHAEDFIGFTQRVFNATEVFKSYRDKDSREIMHAEVQINGCNIMFANVTEGYAAAPANLFVYVEDARETMRKALNNGCEVIDEIAERDYGLSGGVKDPFGNVWWLTSMA
- a CDS encoding acyl-CoA thioesterase, which gives rise to MFTSATQFRVRYADTDKMGVVYHSNYIDYFEVARTESIRGLGFTYASMEAMGIIMPVIEVHCRYIRPATYDELITVTANLHELPEGHRITFHQEVYNEKKELLAKGHVTLYFMEAVTMKRVLMPEKLREQLLPFFENTTK
- a CDS encoding DoxX family protein, with the protein product MFVSKTIAMKLISTKYKDGNVALSLLLLRITAGASIALNHGYQKLTGFNEMAAKGFADPFHIGVKASLGLTIFAEFFCGLLIIIGLLTRLATIPLIIAMCVALFFAHGGDFFGKGELAGIFLVIFVVLLITGPGKYSADRAIGK
- a CDS encoding 4-alpha-glucanotransferase, which codes for MKIQFYIRFHTQYGESLWVSGNCRELGKEDPAGSLPMKYYNHDYWFLEVEMSTSCLAQPLSYHYAFRNKEGELIPEQKNSRLILLPETTEDTLVLYDTWIATGEIENAFYTAPFREVLLPSAVAPVIPAPSHTFAVKAPLLKENEAVCLLGNTEELHNWKTDNPILMNRCGDHWCAQVPFSKSLLSFEYKYGVYDTRRQHLVCYEEGGNRLCSFPFAPGTRVVLQDGFIRLPSNTWRGAGVAVPVFSLRSEKGMGIGEFNDLKLLADWAQRTGLKLIQILPVNDTTATFTWRDSYPYAAISAFALHPIYLNLDTLVADSDQDLIAELDRERQKLNAPDELDYEAVLKTKIKVLKKLFDQYGRQQLRSKAYKQFFTANRHWLQPYAVFCYLRDKYKTVDYSKWKTHTQYKPADVAALFKSNPVVDFYCFLQYHLHLQLKEAVAYAHKKGVVIKGDIPIGVYRYGCDTWVAPELYHMNLQAGAPPDDFAVNGQNWGFPTYNWQQMQQDHFGWWRSRFEQMSHYFDAFRIDHILGFFRIWSIPLEATLGIMGYFDPSIPVPANEFYDRGIAFSEDRYSKPFINNIVLQEVFGEETAAIKKQFLITENGFDYSFLPEFDTQRKIENWFALPENKHNCSHLKQALLRLHANILILKRSNQEQVDYYPRFDLHKTLSFRALPHDQQERLKSLYNDYYFRRQDLYWKKESLKKLPQLKAATNMLICGEDLGLVPSSVPEVMKELGILSLEIQRMPKQTGLQFFDPADAPYLSVVSPSTHDMSTLRGWWEEDRKAAQVFYNRFLHLPGEAPLHCEAWINKEIIRQHLQSPAMWAICQIQDLMGSDEAVRRKNPHEERINIPADPHHYWRYRMHLTLEALNSNTRFTEMLRAMIAASGR
- a CDS encoding GNAT family N-acetyltransferase, with translation MGHEVIIRQVEEKDNKILAGIIRDAFIQFKAPTENTVFEDPTTDQLYQLFKTPGAVLWVAGQNATLLGCCGIYPTPGLPEGCAELVKFYLSAAARGKGIGKKLFTRCLESARELGYKQVYLESLPEFSTAVGMYQKLGFQSLDHPLGNSGHIGCTIWMIKALIP